A DNA window from Ovis aries strain OAR_USU_Benz2616 breed Rambouillet chromosome 7, ARS-UI_Ramb_v3.0, whole genome shotgun sequence contains the following coding sequences:
- the LOC101118026 gene encoding LOW QUALITY PROTEIN: olfactory receptor 4K5 (The sequence of the model RefSeq protein was modified relative to this genomic sequence to represent the inferred CDS: deleted 1 base in 1 codon), translating into MDKVNSSVVSEFVLLGLSSSRELQLFFFVFFSVLYVVVVLGNLLIILTVTSDNSLHSPMYFLLGNLSFVDICQASFATPKMIADFLSEHKTISFSGCIAQIFFIHLFTGGEMMLLVSMAYDRYAAVCKPLHYVVIMSRRMCTVLVMLSWAVGLVHTLSQLSFTVNLPFCGPNAVDSFFCDLPRVTKLACLDPYITEVLIVVNSGILSLNTFSLLVSSYIIIFITVAFKSSAAMAKAFSTLAAHITVVIFFFGPCIFIYVWPFTSYPVDKVLAIFYTIFTPILNPIIYTLRNRDMKTALRKLLTRYSRPKKISEMPVIVRNSLY; encoded by the exons ATGGATAAGGTCAATTCATCGGTGGTGTCTGAGTTTGTGTTACTGGGACTCTCTAGTTCTCGGGAGCTCCAGCTCTTCTTTTTTGTGTTCTTCTCTGTGTTATATGTGGTCGTTGTGCTGGGAAACCTTCTCATTATCCTCACAGTGACTTCTGACAACAGCCTGCACTCTCCCATGTACTTTCTCTTGGGAAACCTTTCCTTTGTGGACATCTGTCAGGCTTCCTTTGCTACTCCTAAGATGATTGCTGATTTTCTGAGTGAACACAAGACCATCTCCTTCAGTGGCTGCATAGCTCAGATTTTCTTCATTCACCTTTTCACTGGAGGGGAGATGATGCTTCTTGTGTCCATGGCCTATGACAGATACGCAGCCGTATGCAAACCCCTGCACTATGTCGTCATCATGAGCCGAAGGATGTGCACTGTTCTGGTAATGCTCTCCTGGGCTGTGGGCTTGGTGCACACACTAAGCCAGTTGTCTTTTACTGTGAATCTGCCTTTTTGTGGGCCCAATGCAGTAGACAGCTTTTTCTGTGACCTCCCTCGAGTGACCAAGCTTGCCTGCCTGGACCCTTACATCACTGAAGTACTAATTGTAGTCAATAGTGGAATCCTTTCCTTAAACACTTTCTCACTCTTGGTCAGCTCTTATATCATTATTTTCATCACCGTC GCTTTTAAGTCTTCTGCCGCAATGGCCAAAGCATTTTCTACTCTGGCTGCCCATATTACTGTAGTAATATTCTTCTTTGGACCTTGCATATTCATCTACGTGTGGCCCTTTACCAGCTACCCTGTGGATAAAGTTCTCGCCATATTTTATACCATTTTCACTCCCATTCTAAACCCCATTATTTATACATTAAGGAACAGAGATATGAAGACTGCCTTGAGGAAACTTCTGACCCGTTATTCGAGGCCCAAGAAAATTTCTGAAATGCCAGTAATAGTGAGGAATTCCCTTTATTAA
- the LOC114115703 gene encoding olfactory receptor 4K1, whose amino-acid sequence MAHTNESMVSEFVLLGLSNSWELQLFFFAIFSIVYVTSVLGNIMIIAIVSSDSHLNSPMYFLLSNLSFIDICQSNFATPKMLVDFFVEHKTISFEGCMAQIFLLHSFVGSEMMLLVAMAYDRFIAICKPLHYSTIMNRRLCIIFVFISWAVGILHSVSHLAFTVDLPFCGPNEVDSFFCDLPLVIELACMDTYEMEIMTLTNSGLISLSCFLALIISYTVILITVRHRSSSGPSKALSTLTAHITVVILFFGPCIYFYIWPFSRLSLDKFLSVFYTVCTPLLNPIIYSLRNEDVKSAMKKLRNRHLSFWKN is encoded by the coding sequence ATGGCTCACACAAATGAATCAATGGTATCTGAGTTTGTGCTTCTGGGACTCTCTAATTCTTGGGAacttcagcttttcttttttgccatctTCTCAATAGTGTATGTGACGTCAGTTCTGGGCAACATCATGATAATTGCTATTGTTTCCTCTGACTCCCATTTGAACTCTCCTATGTACTTCCTGCTCAGTAACCTTTCTTTCATTGATATCTGCCAATCTAACTTTGCCACCCCCAAGATGCTTGTGGACTTTTTTGTGGAGCACAAAACTATCTCCTTTGAGGGTTGCATGGCCCAAATATTCCTTCTTCACAGTTTCGTTGGGAGTGAGATGATGTTGCTTGTAGCTATGGCATACGACAGATTTATAGCCATTTGTAAGCCTCTACACTATAGCACAATTATGAATCGAAGACTCTGtataatttttgtgtttatttcctgGGCTGTGGGTATTCTTCATTCTGTGAGCCACTTGGCTTTTACAGTGGATCTGCCATTCTGTGGCCCCAATGAGGTAGACAGCTTCTTTTGTGACCTTCCCCTGGTGATCGAGTTGGCTTGCATGGATACTTATGAGATGGAAATTATGACTCTAACTAACAGTGGCCTGATATCACTGAGCTGTTTTCTGGCTTTAATTATTTCCTACACTGTCATTTTGATCACTGTCCGTCACCgttcctccagtggaccatccAAGGCACTTTCTACATTAACTGCCCATATCACGGTGGTGATTCTTTTCTTTGGgccttgcatttatttttatatatggcctTTTAGCAGACTTTCTCTGGATAAGTTCCTTTCTGTGTTCTACACTGTTTGTACACCTCTGTTGAATCCCATCATCTACTCTCTGAGAAATGAGGATGTTAAATCAGCCATGAAAAAATTGAGAAACCGTCATTTGAGCTTCTGGAAAAACTAG